A region of the Candidatus Rhabdochlamydia sp. T3358 genome:
AAAAGCCCAAGAGAGAACAAATCGTTTAAAAAATTTATTAGAAGAACTTCATCTAACTCCTTTAGCTAAAAAGAAAGCTTTGACCCTTTCTGGCGGAGAAAGAAGACGCCTGGAAATTACTAGAGCACTCATTACTCAGCCCTGTTTCTTATTATTAGACGAACCTTTTGCTAATATCGATCCCATTGCAGTACATGATGTAAAATTAATGATTCGACACCTTCAAAATAAAGGAATTAGTATATTGATTACAGATCATAATGCCCGGGAAATTTTTTCCATTGTAAATCGTAGCTACCTTATCCAAGAAGGCAGAGTATTGTTATCAGGGACAGTTGATGATTTATTAAAAAACAAGGAAGCACGAACAAACTATTTTGGAGAACATTTTAAGCTATAGTAGTCTACTTTTTTTGTATAATTAATATTTTATTAATGAGATTAATTTGTGGATTTTCTATAATTAGCTGATTTTAACGTATTCTTAAATAGATTCTAGGAGATTATATATGTCGCATGAACAAACACTTTCAATTATTAAGCCAGACGCCGTTGCGGATAATAAAATTGGTGAGATTTTTTCCTGTTTTGAAAAAGCTGGATTAGAAATTGTAGGGATTAAAATGCAACGTCTTACTGCAGAACAAGCAAAAGCTTTTTATGCCGTCCATGCTCATCGACCCTTTTTCCAGGAATTAATTCAGTTTATGACAGAAGGCCCTATCGTAGCATTTGTACTAGAAGGTGAAAATGCCATTAACCGTACACGCGAGCTCATGGGAGCCACAAATCCTAAAGAAGCTGCTCTTGGAACCATTCGAAGAGATTTTGGTGCTTCTATAGAACGCAATGCCATTCACGGCTCTGATACTTCAGAAAATGCAAAAACAGAGATCTCTTTCTTCTTTCAACCACAAGCAATTTTCATCCATTAATAAATATATAAAAGGGTTTTCCTTAAAAAAACCCTTAAATCTTAATTAATGATGGTGACCACCTCCGTGACCACCTCCGTGGTAATGGCCGCCTCCATGTCCATGATGATTATGCCAGTTATCCTCATTATCAAACCATATTCCATTATAATAACCGGGACCATTCCAATAATACCCCTCATCATCATCGTAGTAATAATACCCACCATCTGGTGGTGGTGGACCTACATTTACATCCACTCCACTCATTAGAGGGTTTATCCAAGCAAATAACATAAAAAGGAAACCAATAATTCGCATAATTACTCCTATATCGTTCTCATTTTAAACTGTAGAAAAAAAAGTAAATATTTTAAATAGTAAATATATGTTTTTTAGAGAAATTCTTATTCGTTTATAAAAAGCTCTTAGATTTTCAAATTGGACTGTTCACAAACCACCAACTGAGCGTACTTATAAATATTGATTAGGGCCTTTAAGCACAGAAAATGTTTTTACATTAAAAAAAATTATAAATAGAATACTTTTACGCAGAATAACTTTTAAAATAATAACACCCTATTAGAGAGGATCTTATGGCAACTATTATAAACAATTCTTCATCATCTTTTGACAAGCTTATTAATTACGTACTAACCGACTTTAATGATCCTATATTTAATGAACTCTCATCTAATTCGACCCCAAACACAACAGAACCACGAAAAAGTCAAGAAACACCTCCTAAAGGCAAAAAAAGGAAAATTATAAACTATTTTAATCAGCCTGTAGCTAAAAAAGCTCTTGTATTAAACCCAAGTTTATCTTTTCCAAAAAACAGTGTAACAATGCTTCCTAGTAAACTTATAAATACTATAAATAAAATTTATGAAAAAGTGAATGCATACTCATTAGAGAAAATACAAGCATTTTATGCTAATCAATTAAACGTAGATCTTCAAGAAATTAAAAGCATCTATTTAGCCGTTTCTATTCATTGCCCAACCGCCAATGAGTCCTCTGTAGCTATTAGAACATCTTTACCTGCAAAATATAGAGTAGTAATGGATCCTACATCCAAAGAAAAGCTTGTAAATACAATAAATCAAATTCATAAGAAAGCAATCGCATTATCCTTCGAGAAAATACAACTACACTATGCTAATCGACTAAATGTAGATCTTCAAGAAATTAAAAACATCTATTTAGCCGTTTCTACTCATTGCCCAACCGCCAACGAATCCTCTGTAATAAACGTCAAAGCATCTTTGCCCGCAAAATACAGAATAGTAGACCCTACATTCAAAAAAAATCTTGTAAATGCTATAAATCAAGCCTTTGATAAAATAAAAGCATCGCACTTAGAGAAAATACAAGCATTTTATGCTAATCAATTAAACGTAGATCTTCAAGAAATTAAAAGTATCTATTTAGCCATTTCTAATCATTGCCCAACCACTAATAAATCTTCTGTAATTACCAAAGCATCTTTACCTGCAAAATACAGAATAGTAATGAATCCTACATTCAAAGAAAATCTTGTAAATGCTATAAATCAAACCTTTGATAAAATAAAAGCATCACACTTAGAGAAAATACAAACATTCTACGCTAATAAATTAAATGTAGATCTTCAAGAGGTTAAAAATATCTATTTTTTTGTTTCTCCTTATGATTCAGCTATAGAAATAACCCCTCATAAATTAAAGCCTCTTGATTTAGAGTTAAAGGATTCCTCTATAGACAGGTTACTACTCTTCTCGCCTATAACAAAAAAAAATCTTGCAGATAATATAGCATACCTTTTTGATACAACAGATGTTTCCTTAGAAGAAATACAAAGATCGTATGCTAATCAATTCAAAATAGCTCTTCAAGACGTTAAAGATATCTATCTTGCTATTTCTACTCATTGTCCAAGTGTTAATACAGTCTCTAAAATAAAGATAGTTCAATGATCTAATATAAAGGTCACAGGTCCATCATTGATCAGATGTAGTTTCATATCTGCACCAAATATTCCTGTTTGTACAGGCAATAAGAGCTGCATCTGATCTACAAACTCTTCATATAGAGCTTTAGCAATTTCTGGAGAAGCTGCATGAAGAAAATTAGGCCTTCTACCAGATGTACAATCTGCATAGAGAGTAAATTGTGAGATGATTAGCAACTCTAGTTTCAGATCAATTAGAGAAAGATCCATCTTACCTTGAGCATTAGGAAACATCCTAAGCTGTGAGAGTTTTTTAATAAGGTATGGGATTTTCTTGTGTGTATCTTGATTGCTAATACCTAATAGGGCAACAGCGCCTTGGCCAATTGCTCCCACTTGCTTAAGATTCACAAAAACCTGTGCTTGTAAAACACGCTGAATCACAAGACGCATTATTGGATTCGTTTTTCTAATGCTTGTAATTGGTGTAGCATATGAGGAGGCAGCTCTGATCCAAATAAAGTAAAATAGCGATGCATCTCTTTGATCTCTTGACGCCACTGTGTAACATGAATAGCAAAGAGTTGCTCTAGTTGCTCAGAGGTAAGAGATAATCCAGAGACATCCAAAGAATCTTGCTTAGGAAGATTTCCAATAGCAGAAGTTTGAAAATTATCGCTTTGATCTACTCTTTCAAAAATCCATTTTAATACACGAATATTATCCCCAAATCCTGGCCAAATATATTTACCTTTATCATCTTTTAGAAACCAATTTACATGAAAAATCTTAGGCAGAGTTACATTGTTTTTTTCCATGCTTAGCCAATGTTTGAAGTAATCTGCCATGTTATAACCACAAAAAGGAAGCATAGCAAAAGGGTCATGGCGCAACTTCCCTATCTCTCCGCTAGCTGCTGCTGTCATTTCAGAAGACATACATGCTCCTAAAAAAACCCCGTGGGTCCAATCAAAAGCTTCATAGACCAAAGGCACGGTATTTGAGCGCCTACCACCAAAAATAATTGCAGAGATAGGAACTCCTTCTGGACTTTCCCAGTTAGGATCAATCACAGGACATTGCTTAGCAGCAACAGTAAAACGCGCATTGGGATGAGCCGCGAGATGCTTAGAATTAGGAGTCCAGGGATTCCCTTGCCAATCTGTTAATTGAGAAGGAGGTTGTTCCGTCATTCCCTCCCACCATACATCTTTGTCTTCTGTCAATGCAACATTTGTGAAAATGGTATCATGTGTAAGGGTATTCATTGCATTGGGATTAGAGGTCAAAGAAGTTCCAGGAGCAACTCCAAAAAAACCCGCTTCTGGATTAATCGCATAGAGCTTTTGATCTCTTATGTGTAACCAAGCAATATCATCTCCTACACATTCAATTTTCCAGTTGGGGAGACTGGGTAATAGCATAGATAAATTAGTTTTTCCACAAGAGCTAGGAAATGCAGCTGCAAAGTACTTTTTTACTCCCTCTGGATTAGTAATGGCAAGGATTAACATATGCTCTGCTAACCAACCTTCATCTCGGCCCATAACAGATGCAATGCGCAAAGCAAAGCTTTTCTTACCTAAAAGCGCATTACCGCCATATCCGCTTCCAAAGGACCAAATGCTGCGCTCTTCTGGAAAATGTACAATATACTTCTCATTAGAACAAGGCCATGGCACATCTTGTACATTATCTAAAAGAGGCATGCCTACCGAATGTAAACAAGGCACAAACTCTGCACTAGCTAATTTATCAAGAACCGTCCTGCCTACTCTTGTCATGATATGCATATTACATACTACATATTCTGAATCGGTAATTTGTATGCCCATTCGGCTAAAATCAGAGTCTATTGGACCCATGCTAAAAGGGATAACATACATGGTTCTGCCTTGCATAGAACCACGAAAACGAGCTTTTAATAGGAGCTTCATTTGCTCAGGATCTTTCCAATGATTAGTTGGACCCGCATCTTTTTCATGTAGAGAACAGATAAAAGTAGACTCTTCAACACGAGCAACATCGCTAATAGAAGAATGACACCAAAAGCTATGGGGGCGTTTTTCAGGATTTAATGGAACAAATAGTTTTTTTTCAGCAAGAATTTGAGAGAGATTGCGATATTCTTCTAAGCTACCATCACATATATAGATCTGTTTTGGCTGGCAAAGCTCTTTAATCTCCTCAACCCAATGAATCAGTTTTTGATTGCCTGTCCAATTTTGTGTAAAATTAGACATAGCTTGTATTCCGTTTTAATTCCTTCAAGTAAGTGATCTACGCTTTTTAAATTTATCTAAATATTCTAATGCTTTTCCTGTTCCTAAACAAACAGCTAAAAGCGGATTAGGAGCTACAATCACGGGAAGGCCTGTTTCTTTAATTAAGGATTTATCAAATCCTTTAATTAAAGCGCCTCCTCCTGCTAATACCATACCTCTCTCAACTAAATCTGCCGATAATTCAGGTGGGCATTGCTCAAGCGTTAATTTTACACATTCAACGATTTGTTGAATAGGTTCTGCTAAGCATTCTCGGATTTCTACTGAATTAATTCTTTTTGTAACAGGAAGGCCTGCTACTTGATCTCGGCCACGTACTTCCATTTCAAGCTCATGCTCTCCTAAAGGATAAGCAGAGCCGATTGTGACTTTAATCTCCTCAGCTGTTCTAGGACCAATCATTAAATTGTAAGTACGACGCATATAATTGACGATGCATTCATCAAATTCATCTCCTGCAATTCTTAGAGAGCGAGATTCGACAATTCCTCCAAGAGACAGAATAGCAATTTCGGTTGTTCCTCCACCTATATCAATAATCATATTTGCAACCGGCTCATGAACAGGAAGATCTACACCAATAGC
Encoded here:
- a CDS encoding rod shape-determining protein; the encoded protein is MANSGSFKTIFKKASGRFINRFTNGSGLFSSGIGIDLGTANTLVYVRGKGIVLAVPSVVAVDSTNNEVLAVGHEAKAMLGKTPRRIHAVRPMKDGVIADFEIAEGMLKALIKQVTPARSFFRPKILIAVPSGITGVEKRAVEDSALRAGAQEVILIEEPMAAAIGVDLPVHEPVANMIIDIGGGTTEIAILSLGGIVESRSLRIAGDEFDECIVNYMRRTYNLMIGPRTAEEIKVTIGSAYPLGEHELEMEVRGRDQVAGLPVTKRINSVEIRECLAEPIQQIVECVKLTLEQCPPELSADLVERGMVLAGGGALIKGFDKSLIKETGLPVIVAPNPLLAVCLGTGKALEYLDKFKKRRSLT
- the lptB gene encoding LPS export ABC transporter ATP-binding protein; its protein translation is MKTPILFEAKNLKKSYRNKIVVHDISLQVGVGEVVGLLGPNGAGKTTAFYLITGLINPDRGQFFFKGQEISHLLIHQRAKMGMGYLSQEPSVFRQLTVEENLLCILETLPIKAQERTNRLKNLLEELHLTPLAKKKALTLSGGERRRLEITRALITQPCFLLLDEPFANIDPIAVHDVKLMIRHLQNKGISILITDHNAREIFSIVNRSYLIQEGRVLLSGTVDDLLKNKEARTNYFGEHFKL
- the ndk gene encoding nucleoside-diphosphate kinase, which produces MSHEQTLSIIKPDAVADNKIGEIFSCFEKAGLEIVGIKMQRLTAEQAKAFYAVHAHRPFFQELIQFMTEGPIVAFVLEGENAINRTRELMGATNPKEAALGTIRRDFGASIERNAIHGSDTSENAKTEISFFFQPQAIFIH
- the dtd gene encoding D-aminoacyl-tRNA deacylase translates to MRLVIQRVLQAQVFVNLKQVGAIGQGAVALLGISNQDTHKKIPYLIKKLSQLRMFPNAQGKMDLSLIDLKLELLIISQFTLYADCTSGRRPNFLHAASPEIAKALYEEFVDQMQLLLPVQTGIFGADMKLHLINDGPVTFILDH
- a CDS encoding phosphoenolpyruvate carboxykinase (GTP) — translated: MSNFTQNWTGNQKLIHWVEEIKELCQPKQIYICDGSLEEYRNLSQILAEKKLFVPLNPEKRPHSFWCHSSISDVARVEESTFICSLHEKDAGPTNHWKDPEQMKLLLKARFRGSMQGRTMYVIPFSMGPIDSDFSRMGIQITDSEYVVCNMHIMTRVGRTVLDKLASAEFVPCLHSVGMPLLDNVQDVPWPCSNEKYIVHFPEERSIWSFGSGYGGNALLGKKSFALRIASVMGRDEGWLAEHMLILAITNPEGVKKYFAAAFPSSCGKTNLSMLLPSLPNWKIECVGDDIAWLHIRDQKLYAINPEAGFFGVAPGTSLTSNPNAMNTLTHDTIFTNVALTEDKDVWWEGMTEQPPSQLTDWQGNPWTPNSKHLAAHPNARFTVAAKQCPVIDPNWESPEGVPISAIIFGGRRSNTVPLVYEAFDWTHGVFLGACMSSEMTAAASGEIGKLRHDPFAMLPFCGYNMADYFKHWLSMEKNNVTLPKIFHVNWFLKDDKGKYIWPGFGDNIRVLKWIFERVDQSDNFQTSAIGNLPKQDSLDVSGLSLTSEQLEQLFAIHVTQWRQEIKEMHRYFTLFGSELPPHMLHQLQALEKRIQ